The following proteins are co-located in the Spea bombifrons isolate aSpeBom1 chromosome 3, aSpeBom1.2.pri, whole genome shotgun sequence genome:
- the OPA1 gene encoding dynamin-like 120 kDa protein, mitochondrial isoform X1, producing the protein MLRASCIVCRGLANKRFKEDAKYSLRKMHTRRIHHYCFSRLKIQRPLPQTTMCCYSSLSRVPLWRSRLLAPGYGYQIKRNFWVARLASRLLKLRYLVLGSAVGGGYTAKKTYDQWRDMFPDLSEYKWIVPDFIWELDEHIDFEKFSKALPDSEELAKLLPDFDKLGERFSFLKGWLSSGHNLVSEAIGSSDLLLLLGSGGETAFKATDSHGYDNSDKQYKKGLLGELILLQEQIKQHEEEARRATGNINTGTSQQKRKTSDKEKVDQLQEELLRTQMKYQRILERLEKENKDLRKLVLQKDDKGIHQRKLKKSLIDMYSEVLDILSDYDANYNTQDHLPRVIVVGDQSAGKTSVLEMIAQARIFPRGSGEMMTRSPVKVTLSEGPHHVAVFKDSSREFDLTKEADLAALRDEIEVRMRKSVKNGQTVSPETISLSVKGPGIQRMVLVDLPGVISTVTSGMAPDTKETIFNISRAYMQNPNAIILCIQDGSVDAERSIVTDLVSQMDPQGKRTIFVLTKVDLAEKNVASPNRIQQIIEGKLFPMKALGYFAVVTGKGNSNESIDSIKDYEEEFFQGSSLLKKGMLKAHQVTTKNLSLAVSDCFWKMVRESVEQQADAFKATRFNLETEWKNNYPRLRELDRNELFEKAKNEILDEVISLTQVTPKHWEEILQKTLWERVSTHVIENIYLPAAQTMNSGTFNTTVDIKLKQWTDKQLPHKAVEVAWDTLQQEFSRFMTENKVKEHDIFDKLKEAVKDESIKRHKWNEQAEDSLRVIQHNALEDRSISDKQQWDAAIHFMEETLQSRLQDTESVIRDMVGPDWKERWFSWTSRSPEQTIRNETKKELEKMLKINEDHPAYLANDEVTTVRKNLESRAVEVDPILIKDTWHQVYRKHFLKTALGHCNLCRRGFFYYQRNFVDSELECNDVVLFWRIQRMLGITANTLRQQLTNTEVRRLEKNVKEVLEDFADDSDKKLNLLTGKRVQLAEDLKKVREIQEKLEAFIEALHQEK; encoded by the exons ATGTTGCGGGCCTCATG caTTGTATGTCGGGGTTTGGCAAACAAGCGTTTTAAGGAAGACGCCAAATATTCCTTGCGGAAGATGCATACCCGAAGAATTCACCATTACTGTTTTTCAAGATTGAAAATTCAGAGGCCCTTACCCCAAACCACGATGTGCTGCTATTCGTCTCTCTCACGAGTCCCATTATGGAGAAGCAGACTTTTAGCTCCTGGTTATGGCTACCAGATAAAACGAAACTTTTGGGTGGCCAGGCTGGCCTCTCGGCTTTTAAAACTCCGTTATCTTGTCCTGGGATCTGCTGTTGGTGGTGGATACACAGCCAAAAAG ACCTATGATCAGTGGAGGGATATGTTTCCAGACCTTAGTGAATACAAATGGATTGTGCCTGATTTTATTTGGGAATTGGATGAACATATTGATTTTG AAAAATTTAGCAAAGCCCTTCCAGATTCTGAAGAGCTGGCAAAACTGCTGCCTGACTTTGATAAACTTGGAGAGCGTTTCAGTTTTTTAAAAGGATGGCTTTCATCag GTCACaatttggttagtgaagccATAGGATCTTCTGATCTGCTTCTGTTGTTAG GTTCAGGAGGGGAAACTGCCTTCAAAGCCACAGACAGCCACGGTTATGATAATTCTGATAAACAGTACAAGAAG GGTTTGCTTGGTGAACTTATTCTATTACAAGAGCAGATCAAGCAGCATGAAGAGGAGGCACGCAGGGCGACCGGGAACATTAACACGGGCACCTCACAACAGAAGCGCAAG ACATCAGACAAAGAGAAAGTAGATCAACTGCAAGAAGAGCTTCTGAGAACACAA ATGAAGTACCAGCGGATTCTGGAGCGGctggagaaagaaaacaaagaccTGAGGAAGCTGGTGCTGCAGAAAGATGACAAAGGAATTCATCAAAGGAAGTTGAAG aaatCCTTGATTGATATGTACTCAGAGGTGTTGGACATATTATCTGATTACGATGCTAACTACAACACCCAAGACCATTTGCCCAgg GTGATTGTAGTTGGCGACCAAAGTGCAGGAAAAACCAGCGTCCTGGAAATGATTGCACAGGCCCGGATCTTCCCCCGTGGTTCTGGAGAGATGATGACCCGCTCTCCAGTAAAG gtTACATTAAGCGAAGGCCCTCACCATGTTGCTGTGTTTAAAGACAGTTCGCGAGAGTTTGATCTCACCAAGGAGGCAGAT CTGGCGGCATTGAGGGATGAAATAGAGGTCCGCATGAGGAAGAGTGTAAAGAATGGGCAAACCGTTAGTCCGGAG ACAATCTCTTTAAGTGTGAAGGGTCCTGGCATTCAGAGGATGGTCCTTGTGGATCTACCAGGAGTCATCAGT ACTGTGACTTCAGGGATGGCTCCAGATACCAAAGAGACTATATTCAACATCAGCAGGGCTTATATGCAGAATCCAAATGCCATTATTCTCTGCATTCAAG ACGGGTCCGTGGATGCAGAGCGGAGTATTGTAACCGATCTCGTGAGCCAGATGGATCCGCAGGGCAAGCgcaccatttttgttttaacaaaagTAGACCTTGCGGAGAAGAATGTGGCTAGTCCGAACCGG ATTCAGCAGATCATTGAAGGCAAACTATTTCCGATGAAAGCCCTTGGGTACTTTGCCGTGGTGACAGGGAAAG GCAACAGCAATGAAAGCATCGATTCCATAAAGGATTATGAAGAGGAATTTTTTCAAGGATCATCACTTTTGAA AAAAGGCATGCTCAAGGCTCATCAGGTGACCACCAAGAATTTAAGCCTTGCCGTTTCTGATTGTTTTTGGAAAATGGTGCGAGAGTCTGTTGAACAACAAGCTGATGCATTCAAAG cAACTCGTTTCAATCTTGAGACAGAGTGGAAGAATAACTATCCACGGCTGCGTGAGCTTGACAGG AATGAACTTTTTGAAAAAGCGAAAAATGAAATTCTCGATGAGGTTATAAGTCTTACCCAGGTGACACCAAAACATTG GGAAGAGATCCTTCAGAAGACTTTATGGGAGCGAGTCTCTACGCATGTGATTGAGAACATCTACCTCCCAGCTGCACAGACCATGAATTCGGGCACGTTCAACACTACTGTGGACATAAAGCTGAAGCAGTGGACTGACAAGCAGTTGCCTCATAAGGCAGTTGAG GTGGCTTGGGACACCCTTCAGCAGGAATTTTCCCGCTTCATGACTGAAAATAAAGTCAAGGAGCACGACATATTTGACAAGCTAAAGGAGGCTGTCAAAGACGAGAGTATTAAAAGACACAAGTGGAACGAGCAAGCAGAGGATAGCCTG AGAGTAATTCAGCACAATGCTTTAGAAGACCGATCCATCTCCGACAAACAGCAGTGGGACGCAGCGATCCATTTTATGGAAGAGACTCTTCAGAGCCGCTTGCAAGACA CTGAATCTGTCATACGAGACATGGTGGGTCCAGACTGGAAAGAGAGATGGTTCTCCTGGACATCTCGTTCTCCTGAACAG ACTATAcggaatgaaacaaaaaaagaacttgAAAAGATGCTGAAAATTAATGAAGATCATCCTGCATATCTCGCCAATGACGAAGTCACAACTGTCAGAAAAAATCTAGAGTCCAGGGCGGTAGAAGTGGATCCAATATTG ATAAAAGATACATGGCATCAGGTTTACAGAAAGCACTTCTTAAAAACTGCCCTTGGCCACTGTAACTTATGCAGGCGAGGATTTTTTTACTATCAGAGGAACTTTGTAGACTCCGAG CTGGAGTGCAACGATGTGGTCCTTTTCTGGAGAATACAGCGAATGTTGGGAATCACTGCCAACACCTTAAGGCAACAGCTCACTAACACAGAAG tAAGACGTCTAGAGAAAAACGTAAAGGAAGTATTGGAAGACTTTGCTGATGACAGTGACAAAAAGCTTAACTTGTTAACTGGGAAGAGGGTCCAACTAGCTGAAGATCTCA
- the OPA1 gene encoding dynamin-like 120 kDa protein, mitochondrial isoform X4 gives MLRASCIVCRGLANKRFKEDAKYSLRKMHTRRIHHYCFSRLKIQRPLPQTTMCCYSSLSRVPLWRSRLLAPGYGYQIKRNFWVARLASRLLKLRYLVLGSAVGGGYTAKKTYDQWRDMFPDLSEYKWIVPDFIWELDEHIDFEKFSKALPDSEELAKLLPDFDKLGERFSFLKGWLSSGHNLVSEAIGSSDLLLLLGSGGETAFKATDSHGYDNSDKQYKKTSDKEKVDQLQEELLRTQMKYQRILERLEKENKDLRKLVLQKDDKGIHQRKLKKSLIDMYSEVLDILSDYDANYNTQDHLPRVIVVGDQSAGKTSVLEMIAQARIFPRGSGEMMTRSPVKVTLSEGPHHVAVFKDSSREFDLTKEADLAALRDEIEVRMRKSVKNGQTVSPETISLSVKGPGIQRMVLVDLPGVISTVTSGMAPDTKETIFNISRAYMQNPNAIILCIQDGSVDAERSIVTDLVSQMDPQGKRTIFVLTKVDLAEKNVASPNRIQQIIEGKLFPMKALGYFAVVTGKGNSNESIDSIKDYEEEFFQGSSLLKKGMLKAHQVTTKNLSLAVSDCFWKMVRESVEQQADAFKATRFNLETEWKNNYPRLRELDRNELFEKAKNEILDEVISLTQVTPKHWEEILQKTLWERVSTHVIENIYLPAAQTMNSGTFNTTVDIKLKQWTDKQLPHKAVEVAWDTLQQEFSRFMTENKVKEHDIFDKLKEAVKDESIKRHKWNEQAEDSLRVIQHNALEDRSISDKQQWDAAIHFMEETLQSRLQDTESVIRDMVGPDWKERWFSWTSRSPEQTIRNETKKELEKMLKINEDHPAYLANDEVTTVRKNLESRAVEVDPILIKDTWHQVYRKHFLKTALGHCNLCRRGFFYYQRNFVDSELECNDVVLFWRIQRMLGITANTLRQQLTNTEVRRLEKNVKEVLEDFADDSDKKLNLLTGKRVQLAEDLKKVREIQEKLEAFIEALHQEK, from the exons ATGTTGCGGGCCTCATG caTTGTATGTCGGGGTTTGGCAAACAAGCGTTTTAAGGAAGACGCCAAATATTCCTTGCGGAAGATGCATACCCGAAGAATTCACCATTACTGTTTTTCAAGATTGAAAATTCAGAGGCCCTTACCCCAAACCACGATGTGCTGCTATTCGTCTCTCTCACGAGTCCCATTATGGAGAAGCAGACTTTTAGCTCCTGGTTATGGCTACCAGATAAAACGAAACTTTTGGGTGGCCAGGCTGGCCTCTCGGCTTTTAAAACTCCGTTATCTTGTCCTGGGATCTGCTGTTGGTGGTGGATACACAGCCAAAAAG ACCTATGATCAGTGGAGGGATATGTTTCCAGACCTTAGTGAATACAAATGGATTGTGCCTGATTTTATTTGGGAATTGGATGAACATATTGATTTTG AAAAATTTAGCAAAGCCCTTCCAGATTCTGAAGAGCTGGCAAAACTGCTGCCTGACTTTGATAAACTTGGAGAGCGTTTCAGTTTTTTAAAAGGATGGCTTTCATCag GTCACaatttggttagtgaagccATAGGATCTTCTGATCTGCTTCTGTTGTTAG GTTCAGGAGGGGAAACTGCCTTCAAAGCCACAGACAGCCACGGTTATGATAATTCTGATAAACAGTACAAGAAG ACATCAGACAAAGAGAAAGTAGATCAACTGCAAGAAGAGCTTCTGAGAACACAA ATGAAGTACCAGCGGATTCTGGAGCGGctggagaaagaaaacaaagaccTGAGGAAGCTGGTGCTGCAGAAAGATGACAAAGGAATTCATCAAAGGAAGTTGAAG aaatCCTTGATTGATATGTACTCAGAGGTGTTGGACATATTATCTGATTACGATGCTAACTACAACACCCAAGACCATTTGCCCAgg GTGATTGTAGTTGGCGACCAAAGTGCAGGAAAAACCAGCGTCCTGGAAATGATTGCACAGGCCCGGATCTTCCCCCGTGGTTCTGGAGAGATGATGACCCGCTCTCCAGTAAAG gtTACATTAAGCGAAGGCCCTCACCATGTTGCTGTGTTTAAAGACAGTTCGCGAGAGTTTGATCTCACCAAGGAGGCAGAT CTGGCGGCATTGAGGGATGAAATAGAGGTCCGCATGAGGAAGAGTGTAAAGAATGGGCAAACCGTTAGTCCGGAG ACAATCTCTTTAAGTGTGAAGGGTCCTGGCATTCAGAGGATGGTCCTTGTGGATCTACCAGGAGTCATCAGT ACTGTGACTTCAGGGATGGCTCCAGATACCAAAGAGACTATATTCAACATCAGCAGGGCTTATATGCAGAATCCAAATGCCATTATTCTCTGCATTCAAG ACGGGTCCGTGGATGCAGAGCGGAGTATTGTAACCGATCTCGTGAGCCAGATGGATCCGCAGGGCAAGCgcaccatttttgttttaacaaaagTAGACCTTGCGGAGAAGAATGTGGCTAGTCCGAACCGG ATTCAGCAGATCATTGAAGGCAAACTATTTCCGATGAAAGCCCTTGGGTACTTTGCCGTGGTGACAGGGAAAG GCAACAGCAATGAAAGCATCGATTCCATAAAGGATTATGAAGAGGAATTTTTTCAAGGATCATCACTTTTGAA AAAAGGCATGCTCAAGGCTCATCAGGTGACCACCAAGAATTTAAGCCTTGCCGTTTCTGATTGTTTTTGGAAAATGGTGCGAGAGTCTGTTGAACAACAAGCTGATGCATTCAAAG cAACTCGTTTCAATCTTGAGACAGAGTGGAAGAATAACTATCCACGGCTGCGTGAGCTTGACAGG AATGAACTTTTTGAAAAAGCGAAAAATGAAATTCTCGATGAGGTTATAAGTCTTACCCAGGTGACACCAAAACATTG GGAAGAGATCCTTCAGAAGACTTTATGGGAGCGAGTCTCTACGCATGTGATTGAGAACATCTACCTCCCAGCTGCACAGACCATGAATTCGGGCACGTTCAACACTACTGTGGACATAAAGCTGAAGCAGTGGACTGACAAGCAGTTGCCTCATAAGGCAGTTGAG GTGGCTTGGGACACCCTTCAGCAGGAATTTTCCCGCTTCATGACTGAAAATAAAGTCAAGGAGCACGACATATTTGACAAGCTAAAGGAGGCTGTCAAAGACGAGAGTATTAAAAGACACAAGTGGAACGAGCAAGCAGAGGATAGCCTG AGAGTAATTCAGCACAATGCTTTAGAAGACCGATCCATCTCCGACAAACAGCAGTGGGACGCAGCGATCCATTTTATGGAAGAGACTCTTCAGAGCCGCTTGCAAGACA CTGAATCTGTCATACGAGACATGGTGGGTCCAGACTGGAAAGAGAGATGGTTCTCCTGGACATCTCGTTCTCCTGAACAG ACTATAcggaatgaaacaaaaaaagaacttgAAAAGATGCTGAAAATTAATGAAGATCATCCTGCATATCTCGCCAATGACGAAGTCACAACTGTCAGAAAAAATCTAGAGTCCAGGGCGGTAGAAGTGGATCCAATATTG ATAAAAGATACATGGCATCAGGTTTACAGAAAGCACTTCTTAAAAACTGCCCTTGGCCACTGTAACTTATGCAGGCGAGGATTTTTTTACTATCAGAGGAACTTTGTAGACTCCGAG CTGGAGTGCAACGATGTGGTCCTTTTCTGGAGAATACAGCGAATGTTGGGAATCACTGCCAACACCTTAAGGCAACAGCTCACTAACACAGAAG tAAGACGTCTAGAGAAAAACGTAAAGGAAGTATTGGAAGACTTTGCTGATGACAGTGACAAAAAGCTTAACTTGTTAACTGGGAAGAGGGTCCAACTAGCTGAAGATCTCA
- the OPA1 gene encoding dynamin-like 120 kDa protein, mitochondrial isoform X3, whose amino-acid sequence MLRASCIVCRGLANKRFKEDAKYSLRKMHTRRIHHYCFSRLKIQRPLPQTTMCCYSSLSRVPLWRSRLLAPGYGYQIKRNFWVARLASRLLKLRYLVLGSAVGGGYTAKKTYDQWRDMFPDLSEYKWIVPDFIWELDEHIDFEKFSKALPDSEELAKLLPDFDKLGERFSFLKGWLSSGSGGETAFKATDSHGYDNSDKQYKKGLLGELILLQEQIKQHEEEARRATGNINTGTSQQKRKTSDKEKVDQLQEELLRTQMKYQRILERLEKENKDLRKLVLQKDDKGIHQRKLKKSLIDMYSEVLDILSDYDANYNTQDHLPRVIVVGDQSAGKTSVLEMIAQARIFPRGSGEMMTRSPVKVTLSEGPHHVAVFKDSSREFDLTKEADLAALRDEIEVRMRKSVKNGQTVSPETISLSVKGPGIQRMVLVDLPGVISTVTSGMAPDTKETIFNISRAYMQNPNAIILCIQDGSVDAERSIVTDLVSQMDPQGKRTIFVLTKVDLAEKNVASPNRIQQIIEGKLFPMKALGYFAVVTGKGNSNESIDSIKDYEEEFFQGSSLLKKGMLKAHQVTTKNLSLAVSDCFWKMVRESVEQQADAFKATRFNLETEWKNNYPRLRELDRNELFEKAKNEILDEVISLTQVTPKHWEEILQKTLWERVSTHVIENIYLPAAQTMNSGTFNTTVDIKLKQWTDKQLPHKAVEVAWDTLQQEFSRFMTENKVKEHDIFDKLKEAVKDESIKRHKWNEQAEDSLRVIQHNALEDRSISDKQQWDAAIHFMEETLQSRLQDTESVIRDMVGPDWKERWFSWTSRSPEQTIRNETKKELEKMLKINEDHPAYLANDEVTTVRKNLESRAVEVDPILIKDTWHQVYRKHFLKTALGHCNLCRRGFFYYQRNFVDSELECNDVVLFWRIQRMLGITANTLRQQLTNTEVRRLEKNVKEVLEDFADDSDKKLNLLTGKRVQLAEDLKKVREIQEKLEAFIEALHQEK is encoded by the exons ATGTTGCGGGCCTCATG caTTGTATGTCGGGGTTTGGCAAACAAGCGTTTTAAGGAAGACGCCAAATATTCCTTGCGGAAGATGCATACCCGAAGAATTCACCATTACTGTTTTTCAAGATTGAAAATTCAGAGGCCCTTACCCCAAACCACGATGTGCTGCTATTCGTCTCTCTCACGAGTCCCATTATGGAGAAGCAGACTTTTAGCTCCTGGTTATGGCTACCAGATAAAACGAAACTTTTGGGTGGCCAGGCTGGCCTCTCGGCTTTTAAAACTCCGTTATCTTGTCCTGGGATCTGCTGTTGGTGGTGGATACACAGCCAAAAAG ACCTATGATCAGTGGAGGGATATGTTTCCAGACCTTAGTGAATACAAATGGATTGTGCCTGATTTTATTTGGGAATTGGATGAACATATTGATTTTG AAAAATTTAGCAAAGCCCTTCCAGATTCTGAAGAGCTGGCAAAACTGCTGCCTGACTTTGATAAACTTGGAGAGCGTTTCAGTTTTTTAAAAGGATGGCTTTCATCag GTTCAGGAGGGGAAACTGCCTTCAAAGCCACAGACAGCCACGGTTATGATAATTCTGATAAACAGTACAAGAAG GGTTTGCTTGGTGAACTTATTCTATTACAAGAGCAGATCAAGCAGCATGAAGAGGAGGCACGCAGGGCGACCGGGAACATTAACACGGGCACCTCACAACAGAAGCGCAAG ACATCAGACAAAGAGAAAGTAGATCAACTGCAAGAAGAGCTTCTGAGAACACAA ATGAAGTACCAGCGGATTCTGGAGCGGctggagaaagaaaacaaagaccTGAGGAAGCTGGTGCTGCAGAAAGATGACAAAGGAATTCATCAAAGGAAGTTGAAG aaatCCTTGATTGATATGTACTCAGAGGTGTTGGACATATTATCTGATTACGATGCTAACTACAACACCCAAGACCATTTGCCCAgg GTGATTGTAGTTGGCGACCAAAGTGCAGGAAAAACCAGCGTCCTGGAAATGATTGCACAGGCCCGGATCTTCCCCCGTGGTTCTGGAGAGATGATGACCCGCTCTCCAGTAAAG gtTACATTAAGCGAAGGCCCTCACCATGTTGCTGTGTTTAAAGACAGTTCGCGAGAGTTTGATCTCACCAAGGAGGCAGAT CTGGCGGCATTGAGGGATGAAATAGAGGTCCGCATGAGGAAGAGTGTAAAGAATGGGCAAACCGTTAGTCCGGAG ACAATCTCTTTAAGTGTGAAGGGTCCTGGCATTCAGAGGATGGTCCTTGTGGATCTACCAGGAGTCATCAGT ACTGTGACTTCAGGGATGGCTCCAGATACCAAAGAGACTATATTCAACATCAGCAGGGCTTATATGCAGAATCCAAATGCCATTATTCTCTGCATTCAAG ACGGGTCCGTGGATGCAGAGCGGAGTATTGTAACCGATCTCGTGAGCCAGATGGATCCGCAGGGCAAGCgcaccatttttgttttaacaaaagTAGACCTTGCGGAGAAGAATGTGGCTAGTCCGAACCGG ATTCAGCAGATCATTGAAGGCAAACTATTTCCGATGAAAGCCCTTGGGTACTTTGCCGTGGTGACAGGGAAAG GCAACAGCAATGAAAGCATCGATTCCATAAAGGATTATGAAGAGGAATTTTTTCAAGGATCATCACTTTTGAA AAAAGGCATGCTCAAGGCTCATCAGGTGACCACCAAGAATTTAAGCCTTGCCGTTTCTGATTGTTTTTGGAAAATGGTGCGAGAGTCTGTTGAACAACAAGCTGATGCATTCAAAG cAACTCGTTTCAATCTTGAGACAGAGTGGAAGAATAACTATCCACGGCTGCGTGAGCTTGACAGG AATGAACTTTTTGAAAAAGCGAAAAATGAAATTCTCGATGAGGTTATAAGTCTTACCCAGGTGACACCAAAACATTG GGAAGAGATCCTTCAGAAGACTTTATGGGAGCGAGTCTCTACGCATGTGATTGAGAACATCTACCTCCCAGCTGCACAGACCATGAATTCGGGCACGTTCAACACTACTGTGGACATAAAGCTGAAGCAGTGGACTGACAAGCAGTTGCCTCATAAGGCAGTTGAG GTGGCTTGGGACACCCTTCAGCAGGAATTTTCCCGCTTCATGACTGAAAATAAAGTCAAGGAGCACGACATATTTGACAAGCTAAAGGAGGCTGTCAAAGACGAGAGTATTAAAAGACACAAGTGGAACGAGCAAGCAGAGGATAGCCTG AGAGTAATTCAGCACAATGCTTTAGAAGACCGATCCATCTCCGACAAACAGCAGTGGGACGCAGCGATCCATTTTATGGAAGAGACTCTTCAGAGCCGCTTGCAAGACA CTGAATCTGTCATACGAGACATGGTGGGTCCAGACTGGAAAGAGAGATGGTTCTCCTGGACATCTCGTTCTCCTGAACAG ACTATAcggaatgaaacaaaaaaagaacttgAAAAGATGCTGAAAATTAATGAAGATCATCCTGCATATCTCGCCAATGACGAAGTCACAACTGTCAGAAAAAATCTAGAGTCCAGGGCGGTAGAAGTGGATCCAATATTG ATAAAAGATACATGGCATCAGGTTTACAGAAAGCACTTCTTAAAAACTGCCCTTGGCCACTGTAACTTATGCAGGCGAGGATTTTTTTACTATCAGAGGAACTTTGTAGACTCCGAG CTGGAGTGCAACGATGTGGTCCTTTTCTGGAGAATACAGCGAATGTTGGGAATCACTGCCAACACCTTAAGGCAACAGCTCACTAACACAGAAG tAAGACGTCTAGAGAAAAACGTAAAGGAAGTATTGGAAGACTTTGCTGATGACAGTGACAAAAAGCTTAACTTGTTAACTGGGAAGAGGGTCCAACTAGCTGAAGATCTCA